A window from Elusimicrobiota bacterium encodes these proteins:
- the hisC gene encoding histidinol-phosphate transaminase encodes MSQRQKPSWAKGLVRPEVTHFEPYLPGRSMESVRRERGLKRIIKLASNENALGPSSRALQALANVRKNIFRYPDGASQSLRMALARKYHLPVDRVIVGAGSDELIELLGKTFLNSKDSIVVSEHAFIRYRMAGELMGAKIISVPMRGYTHNLEAMGDAIEPSTKLVFIANPNNPTGTYNTASELESLLSLVAKKNLQRRCPVLVVVDEAYYEFARAFQKDYPDTQALQKSYPNLVVLRTFSKVYALAGLRVGYGFADPEIIEAMDRVRPPFNINVAAQAAAEASLADEAHVRRSVQLIFQESRKMLPALARLDIPVVPSVGNFILIDVAPRRGEEMFEMLLNRGIIVRSMDEYGFPHYIRLTYGLPSENQAFLKVLREVVVA; translated from the coding sequence ATGAGTCAACGACAAAAACCGTCATGGGCCAAGGGCCTTGTGCGTCCGGAAGTCACGCATTTTGAACCGTATCTCCCCGGGCGTTCGATGGAAAGCGTCCGAAGGGAACGAGGCTTGAAGCGAATCATCAAGCTGGCTTCGAACGAGAATGCGCTGGGGCCTTCCTCCCGTGCGCTTCAGGCGCTGGCCAACGTGCGGAAGAACATCTTTCGATACCCGGATGGCGCCAGCCAGTCGCTTCGGATGGCGTTGGCGCGTAAATACCACCTGCCGGTGGATCGGGTGATTGTCGGTGCCGGGAGTGATGAGCTCATTGAGTTGTTGGGAAAAACCTTTTTAAATTCGAAGGATTCGATCGTTGTCTCTGAGCACGCTTTTATTCGTTACCGCATGGCTGGCGAACTCATGGGTGCCAAAATCATTTCGGTGCCTATGCGGGGCTATACGCATAACTTGGAGGCCATGGGGGATGCGATTGAGCCGTCAACCAAACTGGTTTTCATCGCCAATCCGAACAATCCCACAGGGACGTATAACACCGCTTCGGAGCTGGAGTCCCTTCTCTCCCTGGTGGCCAAGAAGAATCTCCAGCGTCGTTGCCCCGTGCTGGTGGTTGTCGATGAGGCTTATTACGAGTTTGCGCGTGCCTTTCAGAAGGATTACCCCGATACGCAGGCTTTACAGAAGAGCTACCCGAACCTGGTTGTCTTGCGTACCTTTTCAAAGGTGTATGCCCTGGCCGGGCTGCGGGTGGGTTATGGGTTTGCCGATCCGGAGATTATAGAGGCCATGGACCGCGTCCGCCCCCCGTTTAACATTAACGTGGCGGCCCAGGCAGCGGCTGAAGCCAGTCTGGCGGATGAGGCCCATGTCCGGCGCAGCGTGCAACTGATTTTCCAAGAAAGCCGGAAAATGTTGCCGGCGCTGGCGCGTCTCGACATCCCGGTGGTCCCGTCCGTTGGGAATTTTATCCTGATCGATGTGGCTCCCAGGCGGGGGGAGGAGATGTTCGAAATGCTTCTGAATCGTGGTATCATTGTGCGTTCCATGGATGAATATGGATTTCCACACTATATCCGATTGACGTATGGATTACCTTCGGAAAATCAAGCATTTTTAAAGGTGTTAAGGGAGGTCGTCGTCGCATGA